One stretch of Schlesneria sp. DSM 10557 DNA includes these proteins:
- the dnaB gene encoding replicative DNA helicase: MSDNSSFAARLPPQNLSAERSLLGCLLLENSAMDEVADVLRAEHFYSDIHQLLYATISKMREDARAIDVITLADELAERNKLADIGGAPYLLEILETVPHAAHVKYYAEIVRDKWIQRSLTNVCTEVLRECYEGSDETADVLKRAEQGIFGIFEQQETASKIGMDDIMHETLDRINSRLGKDGSISGLSTGFADLDRQTNGFQAAELVIIAARPSMGKTAFVCNIAEWVAGAGETAALIFSLEQSKLELAERFLCIRAKLDGHRLRKGQLEPAERHALLEASSELSRLPLFIDDAPGRTVAQISAICRRLKRRNNLGLVIIDYLQLIEPEDKRTNREQQIAQITRRLKGIAKENSLPVIALSQLNRGVELREDKRPRLADLRESGAIEQDADIVMFLHRPDAYNPEDRPGLAEIVVAKHRSGPTGVVNLQWRRESMRFDNYEGGIDQAIADSF; this comes from the coding sequence ATGTCGGATAACTCCTCGTTTGCAGCCAGATTACCCCCTCAGAATCTTTCGGCAGAACGAAGCTTGCTGGGGTGCCTCTTGCTCGAAAACTCTGCCATGGACGAAGTGGCAGACGTATTGCGTGCAGAACACTTTTACAGCGACATTCACCAGTTGCTCTATGCCACCATCAGCAAGATGCGCGAAGATGCACGAGCCATCGACGTCATCACGTTGGCCGATGAACTTGCCGAACGAAACAAGCTCGCTGACATCGGTGGTGCCCCGTATCTGCTCGAAATTCTCGAAACCGTTCCGCACGCGGCGCACGTGAAATACTACGCAGAGATCGTCCGCGACAAATGGATCCAGCGAAGCCTGACCAACGTCTGTACCGAAGTGCTGCGTGAATGTTATGAGGGGAGCGACGAGACCGCCGATGTGCTGAAACGGGCTGAGCAGGGTATCTTCGGAATCTTCGAACAGCAGGAAACGGCGTCTAAAATCGGCATGGACGACATCATGCACGAGACGCTGGACCGCATTAATTCCCGACTGGGAAAAGATGGCAGCATCAGCGGACTGTCGACCGGCTTCGCAGATCTCGATCGCCAGACCAACGGTTTCCAGGCGGCAGAACTGGTCATCATCGCAGCTCGTCCATCCATGGGTAAGACGGCGTTCGTCTGTAACATCGCCGAGTGGGTGGCGGGGGCCGGTGAAACCGCAGCACTGATCTTCAGTCTTGAACAGTCCAAACTGGAACTGGCAGAACGTTTTCTCTGTATTCGAGCCAAACTCGACGGTCACCGTTTGCGAAAAGGGCAACTCGAACCGGCAGAGCGTCACGCGCTGCTTGAGGCTTCGTCAGAACTGAGCCGCCTGCCGCTGTTCATCGACGACGCCCCCGGCCGTACGGTAGCGCAGATCAGTGCGATCTGCCGACGCCTGAAGCGCCGCAATAATCTGGGACTCGTCATCATCGATTATTTGCAGTTGATCGAACCCGAAGACAAGCGGACCAACCGCGAACAGCAGATTGCCCAGATCACCCGTCGTCTGAAGGGGATCGCCAAGGAGAACAGTCTGCCGGTCATCGCACTGTCCCAGCTCAACCGTGGTGTCGAATTGCGAGAAGACAAACGTCCTCGTCTGGCCGACTTGCGAGAGAGCGGTGCCATCGAACAGGACGCCGATATCGTGATGTTCCTTCATCGCCCCGATGCGTATAACCCTGAAGATCGTCCCGGCCTCGCAGAAATCGTGGTCGCCAAACACCGATCCGGTCCGACCGGCGTCGTGAATCTCCAGTGGCGTCGCGAATCAATGCGGTTCGATAACTACGAAGGGGGAATCGACCAGGCGATCGCAGATAGCTTCTAA
- a CDS encoding PSD1 and planctomycete cytochrome C domain-containing protein — MRFTHVIVTAILALLITPVVSAEDARRDFFENKIRPALVTYCYECHSADSKIVAGEFLLDSREGVHQGGESGPAIKAGDPDESLLIKAIRYTDESVRMPPKGKLPAAVIADFEEWVKQGAYDPRDRPAARAETASWDEVMRERSDWWSLRPVARHTVPPLPNIDDAASVADRFVRQKLAEQGLESAAPADPRTFIRRLSLVLTGLHPTVEQIDQFVAACRHSPLTNPLPAEAVEALVDSLLQSPHFGEHWARHWMDVVRFSETHGNEWNYEVHHAWRYRDYLIRAFNDDVPYDQFIREHIAGDLLTEPRWNQTEQFNESVIATGFFRFGEVNHDDCITLRSIGYDLADNQIDTLTKAFQATTVACARCHHHKLDAISTNDYYALLAVLRSSRNVSHSIDSPQVNAKQKQRLIELKSLLRQELGALWQQEARHFARYLLAAQATRSNQPDAAELGNGLSPERLAKWVAVLSAEKLPLEEPFEVWRRTAAPTMPASPEQLSVATTPDEIARRITETWQALGREIEQEQRARSEFNQQQFSPFGVFSNDEAGEWSFGGQSMNGPVSQDGEFVVQLDGESVIRSILPAGRYTHSLSSKLNGTLRSPVVPSGKKFISFQVLGERSSAVRLVSNHCQLNYANYRALTSPQFQWVTFSPPEDREVLRTYAELMTMFDNPKFPDQLSALGGDNANYRLPWEQAAENPRSYFGVTQVVLHDSPETPKPGLTHLQSLFQSDETPASESSSAIETAPSDVTFSLSQLADRYAARMQSAIAAWTSDTASEDDVRWLEVLLNRELISNNGALSPGIESAVQEYRQVEASLAVPRVAVGIADGGPGIDQPVFIRGDSHRPGETVPRRYLEVLAMDRSLGGESTSTSGSETRPAPKAFRSAGSGRLELAEQIASATNPLTARVMVNRVWHHLFGTGIVRTVDDFGHVGEPPSHPELLDELAVQFVEQGWSVKKLIRSLVLSQTFQQSNHPSAIAREVDPQNRLLQHYPARRMPAESVRDAFLNASGRLDRTLYGPSVQPFRAKEYADRRLFPGPLDGLGRRSLYIKNNLMEGPKFLETFNFPGGKVTQGRRDITNVPAQALALLNDPFVIQQSEFWANRLLANGEDTISSRLEMMFQTALGRRPDAAELSRFEETVADLAQLYQVSPEKILTSQEIWKDVAHSLFNLNEMIYIP, encoded by the coding sequence ATGCGATTTACTCATGTGATCGTCACGGCGATCCTTGCACTGTTGATCACCCCTGTTGTTTCCGCTGAAGACGCCCGGCGCGATTTCTTTGAAAACAAAATCCGCCCGGCCCTCGTTACCTACTGCTACGAATGCCACTCCGCTGACTCAAAAATTGTCGCGGGAGAGTTTCTTCTTGATAGTCGTGAAGGAGTTCATCAAGGGGGCGAATCTGGGCCTGCGATTAAAGCAGGAGATCCGGATGAAAGCCTGCTGATTAAGGCCATTCGCTACACCGACGAATCAGTCAGGATGCCTCCCAAAGGGAAGCTCCCTGCGGCAGTGATTGCAGACTTTGAAGAATGGGTGAAACAGGGTGCCTATGATCCACGGGATCGCCCCGCCGCGCGAGCGGAAACGGCTTCATGGGATGAGGTCATGAGGGAGCGAAGCGACTGGTGGAGTCTCCGTCCCGTCGCTCGCCATACTGTTCCGCCGCTGCCAAATATCGATGACGCGGCTTCCGTCGCCGATCGATTCGTCCGTCAGAAGCTCGCCGAACAGGGACTTGAATCCGCCGCTCCTGCCGATCCCAGAACGTTCATCCGTCGCCTGAGTCTGGTGCTGACCGGCCTGCATCCCACGGTTGAGCAAATTGACCAGTTCGTCGCCGCATGTCGCCACTCGCCATTAACGAATCCTCTGCCCGCGGAAGCGGTTGAAGCTCTCGTAGATTCCCTGTTGCAATCACCCCATTTTGGTGAGCACTGGGCGCGGCATTGGATGGATGTGGTTCGATTTTCAGAGACACACGGCAACGAATGGAATTATGAAGTTCACCATGCCTGGCGGTACCGCGATTATCTGATTCGGGCATTCAATGACGATGTTCCTTATGACCAGTTCATCCGCGAGCATATCGCGGGAGACCTGCTGACCGAACCGCGCTGGAACCAGACCGAGCAATTCAACGAGTCGGTGATTGCAACCGGTTTCTTTCGCTTTGGTGAAGTCAATCACGATGACTGCATCACACTTCGTTCGATTGGCTATGACCTGGCTGACAACCAGATCGACACTTTGACCAAGGCATTTCAAGCGACTACGGTCGCGTGTGCCCGCTGCCATCATCACAAACTGGATGCCATTTCGACGAATGATTACTACGCGTTGCTCGCCGTTCTTCGCAGTTCGAGAAATGTCAGCCATTCCATCGATTCGCCCCAGGTGAATGCGAAGCAGAAGCAGCGGTTGATTGAATTGAAATCCTTGCTCCGACAGGAACTCGGGGCTCTCTGGCAACAGGAAGCGAGGCACTTTGCCCGGTACCTGTTGGCCGCACAGGCGACCCGTTCCAACCAGCCTGATGCCGCCGAACTCGGTAATGGCCTGTCTCCGGAACGCCTCGCCAAGTGGGTCGCCGTGCTCTCGGCGGAAAAACTTCCTCTGGAGGAACCGTTCGAGGTCTGGCGCCGAACCGCCGCTCCGACGATGCCCGCCTCTCCAGAGCAACTTTCGGTGGCAACCACACCTGATGAGATCGCGAGAAGGATCACCGAGACATGGCAAGCGCTGGGTCGGGAAATAGAACAGGAACAACGCGCCCGCTCGGAATTCAACCAGCAGCAGTTCAGCCCCTTCGGCGTATTTTCTAATGATGAGGCCGGGGAGTGGAGCTTTGGTGGTCAGTCCATGAATGGCCCCGTCTCACAGGATGGCGAATTCGTAGTGCAGCTTGACGGCGAGTCGGTCATCCGATCGATCCTGCCAGCAGGTCGCTATACGCATTCACTTTCGTCCAAACTCAACGGGACGCTTCGATCCCCGGTCGTCCCCTCCGGCAAGAAATTCATCAGCTTTCAGGTACTGGGCGAACGCAGCAGCGCCGTCCGTCTGGTCTCAAACCACTGCCAGTTGAATTACGCCAACTATCGAGCGCTCACGTCGCCCCAGTTTCAGTGGGTCACGTTCTCGCCTCCAGAAGATCGCGAAGTTCTGCGAACGTACGCGGAACTTATGACAATGTTTGATAACCCCAAGTTTCCTGACCAGCTTTCGGCACTCGGAGGCGACAATGCCAATTACAGGCTCCCCTGGGAGCAGGCGGCGGAAAACCCCCGCTCCTATTTCGGCGTAACTCAAGTGGTGCTGCACGACAGCCCCGAAACGCCCAAGCCCGGCCTGACCCATTTGCAGTCACTCTTCCAGAGTGATGAGACTCCCGCTTCCGAAAGCTCCAGTGCTATCGAAACCGCTCCGTCGGACGTCACTTTCTCTCTGTCCCAGCTCGCAGATCGCTATGCGGCTCGAATGCAATCCGCCATAGCGGCCTGGACCAGCGACACCGCCTCGGAAGATGACGTACGCTGGCTGGAAGTTCTGCTCAATCGTGAGCTGATCAGTAATAACGGCGCGCTGTCGCCTGGTATCGAATCTGCCGTCCAGGAGTATCGACAGGTCGAAGCAAGTCTCGCCGTCCCCCGAGTTGCAGTGGGCATTGCAGACGGTGGCCCCGGCATCGACCAACCGGTTTTCATTCGTGGTGACAGTCATCGTCCGGGCGAGACCGTTCCCCGTCGGTATCTGGAAGTCCTTGCGATGGATCGTTCGTTGGGCGGCGAGTCGACGAGCACATCAGGTTCTGAAACAAGACCTGCACCGAAGGCATTCAGATCGGCGGGAAGCGGTCGGCTGGAACTGGCGGAACAAATTGCGAGCGCCACCAATCCGCTGACAGCCCGAGTGATGGTCAATCGTGTCTGGCACCATCTGTTCGGTACCGGAATTGTCAGAACAGTTGATGACTTTGGGCACGTCGGCGAACCTCCCTCACATCCTGAGTTGCTCGATGAGCTTGCAGTCCAGTTCGTGGAACAGGGCTGGTCTGTGAAAAAACTGATTCGGTCGCTGGTACTGTCCCAGACCTTCCAGCAGTCGAACCACCCGTCGGCAATAGCGCGCGAAGTGGATCCACAGAATCGATTACTGCAGCATTACCCCGCTCGCAGAATGCCGGCCGAATCGGTTCGAGACGCGTTCCTGAACGCGTCGGGACGGCTCGACAGAACTCTCTACGGCCCCAGTGTGCAGCCATTTCGCGCGAAGGAATATGCAGATCGGCGACTGTTCCCCGGCCCGCTCGACGGTCTCGGGCGCCGCAGTCTTTACATCAAGAACAATTTGATGGAGGGACCCAAGTTCCTCGAGACCTTCAACTTTCCGGGGGGAAAGGTCACTCAGGGACGACGAGATATCACCAATGTCCCAGCTCAGGCTCTGGCGCTGCTGAACGATCCTTTCGTGATACAACAGTCCGAATTCTGGGCGAACCGTCTACTGGCGAACGGCGAAGACACGATCTCGTCACGCCTTGAGATGATGTTTCAGACCGCACTGGGGCGACGACCGGATGCAGCAGAATTGAGCCGCTTTGAAGAAACGGTGGCTGATCTCGCGCAGCTTTACCAGGTTTCCCCGGAAAAAATTCTCACGAGCCAGGAAATCTGGAAGGACGTTGCTCATTCGCTCTTCAACCTGAATGAAATGATCTATATTCCGTGA
- a CDS encoding DUF1501 domain-containing protein — MSIESAFAAPVNRRQMVQRLGGGFGAIGLASLLGQASAKELAPHAVPKAKRVIQLFMNGGPFGPDLLDPKPMAAKFQGQRPSELDSFRTERKTAGIMASPYQFKAHGESGLQVSELLPNFAKCIDDVCVLKSVYTDNPNHGPALLLMNNGTIVPTRPSMGSWFSYGLGVENESLPGYVVLCPGRPVRFSILWTSAFLPGEYQGTYINHSNLDPQKLIPYLRNKHLPVDEQQRQLELMRSLNRQHLEERGGDQQLDSRITAMETAFRMQFAATEAFDLNREPQHIREEYGSTHFANGCLLARRLAERGVRFTQVYYGDGQPWDTHNDHNNQVKNLCKDIDQPIAALLQDLKRRGMLEETLVIWGGEFGRTPTTENGDGRDHNHYGFTMWMAGGGIKGGMTYGETDDFGFQAVHNRVHIHDLHATILHQLGLNHERLTYRYAGRDFRLTDVAGRVIQEIQA, encoded by the coding sequence ATGTCGATTGAATCCGCATTTGCCGCGCCCGTAAATCGTCGGCAGATGGTGCAAAGACTTGGCGGGGGCTTCGGTGCGATCGGGTTGGCAAGTCTGCTGGGCCAGGCATCTGCCAAAGAGCTGGCGCCACACGCGGTTCCCAAGGCAAAGCGGGTCATTCAGCTCTTCATGAACGGGGGACCGTTCGGGCCTGACTTGCTTGACCCCAAGCCCATGGCCGCAAAGTTTCAAGGTCAACGCCCATCCGAACTCGACTCGTTCAGGACCGAGCGAAAAACCGCCGGCATCATGGCTTCGCCGTATCAGTTCAAAGCTCACGGCGAGAGCGGTCTTCAGGTCAGCGAGTTGCTGCCGAACTTTGCCAAGTGCATCGACGATGTCTGTGTGCTGAAATCGGTCTATACCGACAATCCGAATCATGGGCCCGCGCTGCTGCTGATGAACAACGGCACGATCGTTCCCACCCGACCCAGTATGGGTTCATGGTTCTCGTACGGGTTGGGCGTCGAGAACGAAAGCCTTCCAGGCTACGTCGTCCTCTGCCCGGGTCGCCCGGTCCGTTTCTCCATTTTGTGGACCAGTGCGTTCCTTCCCGGGGAATACCAGGGAACGTACATCAACCATTCGAACCTCGATCCTCAAAAGCTGATCCCGTACCTGCGTAACAAGCATCTCCCCGTTGACGAGCAGCAGCGGCAGCTTGAATTGATGCGGTCGCTCAACAGGCAGCACCTGGAAGAACGGGGTGGCGATCAGCAACTCGATTCGCGGATCACCGCGATGGAAACCGCATTCCGGATGCAGTTCGCCGCCACCGAGGCATTCGACCTGAATCGCGAACCGCAGCACATCCGGGAAGAGTATGGGTCAACCCACTTCGCCAACGGATGCCTGCTGGCCCGCCGGCTTGCCGAACGGGGGGTACGCTTTACTCAGGTCTACTACGGAGATGGTCAGCCCTGGGATACTCACAACGACCACAATAATCAGGTGAAGAACCTGTGTAAGGACATCGACCAGCCCATCGCAGCACTGCTCCAGGATTTGAAGCGGCGAGGGATGCTGGAGGAAACTCTGGTCATCTGGGGCGGTGAATTCGGACGAACACCGACAACCGAAAACGGCGACGGCCGGGACCATAACCATTATGGTTTCACGATGTGGATGGCGGGCGGAGGCATCAAGGGGGGCATGACCTACGGAGAAACGGACGACTTCGGTTTCCAGGCCGTCCACAACCGGGTCCACATCCATGATCTCCACGCGACGATCCTGCACCAGTTGGGACTGAATCACGAACGGCTGACCTATCGGTATGCCGGACGCGATTTCCGGTTAACGGACGTCGCAGGTCGGGTCATCCAGGAAATTCAGGCCTGA
- a CDS encoding MBL fold metallo-hydrolase, which yields MDVTVLSSSVEGTAHQFAASYVVNQHLVIDAGSIGFAGIERQRAINSIVLSHIHLDHVASLPILIDNVYQPDRDCPTVYASQHVIDNLKAHFFNDIVWPDLIRLACDGSPFIRFVPLEDRSPVEIHGLTVTPIALDHVIPTFGFIVDDGKSAVAFVSDTGPTMAIWECVKSHPRIKLIFLEAAFPNSMSWLADKAKHLTPASFAIEYGKVGRALPVIAVHIKPGFYDEVVSELQQLGIDGLSICQPNQSYTC from the coding sequence GTGGACGTTACTGTTTTATCGTCGTCAGTCGAAGGCACGGCCCATCAATTTGCAGCTTCGTACGTCGTCAACCAGCATCTGGTGATTGATGCGGGGAGCATCGGGTTTGCGGGCATCGAACGTCAACGAGCCATCAACTCCATCGTGCTGTCACACATCCATCTGGACCACGTGGCGTCGTTGCCGATTCTCATCGACAACGTTTACCAGCCGGATCGAGACTGTCCGACGGTCTACGCGTCCCAGCATGTCATCGACAACCTGAAGGCCCATTTCTTCAACGACATCGTCTGGCCCGATTTGATCCGGTTGGCCTGCGATGGATCTCCCTTCATTCGATTTGTGCCCCTGGAAGACAGGTCTCCCGTGGAAATTCACGGTCTGACCGTGACCCCGATCGCGCTGGACCACGTGATTCCCACATTCGGCTTCATTGTTGACGACGGCAAGAGCGCCGTGGCATTCGTGAGTGACACAGGTCCCACAATGGCCATCTGGGAATGCGTGAAGAGCCATCCTCGCATCAAGTTGATCTTCCTCGAAGCTGCCTTCCCCAATTCCATGAGCTGGCTGGCCGACAAGGCAAAGCACCTGACTCCTGCTTCGTTCGCCATCGAATATGGGAAGGTGGGACGCGCACTTCCGGTGATCGCAGTCCACATCAAGCCCGGTTTTTATGACGAAGTCGTAAGCGAACTCCAGCAACTGGGAATCGACGGGTTGAGTATCTGCCAGCCAAACCAGTCCTACACCTGCTGA
- a CDS encoding protoglobin family protein yields MKHIDEARLESDLAYRFQYLAEFMDFGEAEIAAIHASAPLLAPLVPGLVNAVYEKLYGYDATWRHFVPRQTGYEGAVPQSIADVSLDHEMIRFRKEHLGRYLAALVTRPYDGKMVAYLDMVGKMHTPKAGSPELDVPLVQMNALMGFVADAMTSTILGLGLERDVETKTVRAFAKLLWLQNDLINRHYQALPSTTSSRSTEASNHRLEGLVKA; encoded by the coding sequence ATGAAGCATATTGACGAAGCACGACTTGAATCGGATTTGGCGTACCGATTTCAGTACCTGGCCGAATTCATGGATTTTGGCGAGGCCGAAATCGCGGCGATTCATGCCTCCGCTCCCCTGCTGGCACCGCTTGTTCCAGGACTGGTCAACGCCGTTTACGAGAAACTCTACGGTTACGATGCGACGTGGCGACATTTTGTTCCTCGACAAACGGGTTACGAAGGGGCCGTCCCCCAGTCGATTGCCGATGTTTCACTCGATCACGAGATGATTCGTTTTCGCAAGGAACACCTCGGACGGTATCTCGCAGCACTGGTCACCCGGCCCTATGACGGCAAGATGGTGGCCTATCTGGATATGGTCGGGAAGATGCATACGCCGAAAGCGGGTTCTCCGGAGCTCGACGTCCCGCTTGTTCAAATGAACGCGCTCATGGGTTTTGTGGCAGACGCCATGACGAGCACGATCCTGGGTCTGGGGCTGGAACGGGATGTCGAGACAAAAACTGTCCGAGCGTTTGCCAAACTCCTGTGGCTCCAGAACGACCTGATCAATCGTCATTATCAGGCCCTGCCGTCGACCACCAGCTCCCGATCAACAGAAGCGTCGAACCACAGACTCGAGGGTCTCGTCAAGGCCTGA
- a CDS encoding ArsR/SmtB family transcription factor — protein MSQDSLSAVFAALADPTRRAILSRLREGEASVGELSQPFDMSPPAITKHLKVLERTGLIKRGRDAQWRPCRLSAEPLKEVLQWVEQYREFWDGGLDRLDEHLKQLNANASRKQKGTDRAEKK, from the coding sequence ATGTCTCAGGATTCATTAAGCGCCGTTTTTGCGGCTTTGGCTGACCCGACCCGGCGAGCGATCTTGTCTCGACTGCGAGAAGGAGAGGCGTCCGTCGGGGAGCTGTCGCAACCCTTCGACATGAGTCCCCCCGCGATCACCAAGCATTTGAAAGTGCTGGAACGAACGGGACTCATCAAACGTGGTCGCGATGCTCAATGGCGTCCGTGTCGTCTTTCGGCTGAGCCTCTTAAGGAAGTGCTGCAGTGGGTTGAGCAGTACCGGGAATTCTGGGACGGAGGGCTCGATCGTCTCGACGAGCACCTGAAACAGTTAAACGCGAACGCGAGCAGGAAACAGAAAGGGACTGACCGTGCAGAAAAAAAATGA
- a CDS encoding SRPBCC domain-containing protein — protein MQKKNDLAVPQVLIVREFSAPRELVFEAWTSESQLCHWFAPSGCQIRYRKFDFREGGEYHSCILTPDGKECWCRGEYRKIQQPELIEFTMAVSNAAMQPVEPQDVGMDPQWPRETIVTVFLEEIPTGTRLTLRQTVDEALAKRTGAHPSWLSMFDRLAERLN, from the coding sequence GTGCAGAAAAAAAATGATTTAGCCGTGCCCCAGGTGTTGATCGTGCGTGAGTTCTCTGCGCCGCGCGAGCTGGTCTTTGAGGCGTGGACATCGGAATCGCAGCTTTGTCACTGGTTCGCACCGAGCGGATGTCAGATCCGTTATCGCAAGTTCGATTTCCGTGAGGGCGGGGAGTATCACTCCTGCATTCTGACTCCTGACGGGAAGGAGTGCTGGTGCCGGGGGGAATATCGCAAGATTCAGCAGCCCGAGTTAATCGAGTTCACGATGGCTGTCTCGAATGCTGCCATGCAGCCGGTCGAACCGCAGGATGTCGGGATGGACCCGCAGTGGCCTCGTGAAACGATCGTCACCGTCTTCCTGGAAGAAATCCCGACAGGGACGCGACTGACCCTGCGACAAACTGTTGATGAAGCTCTTGCCAAACGAACAGGGGCGCACCCGAGCTGGCTCAGTATGTTTGATCGACTTGCAGAACGACTGAACTAG
- a CDS encoding FKBP-type peptidyl-prolyl cis-trans isomerase: MNFRNVLAASLVLALALFSESPSMHAAQKNPLEPGAADKDAPKEFTTTKSGLKYRVLRKSDGLKPTARDTVKVHYKGWLDGGKVFDQSYGADGDSIEFPLSGVIKGWTEGMQHVGEGGMIELEIPYELGYGERGAPPTIPGKSTLHFIVELLEVTPAPKPIEPGAVDKDAPEKFTTTPSGLKYRIRRKSSGTMPTAEDTVKVHYRGWFDDGQTFDSSYERGTPIEFPLNGVIKGWTEGMQLVGKGGMIELEIPYNLAYGERGRPGIPPKSTLHFLVELLEVK, encoded by the coding sequence ATGAACTTTCGAAACGTCCTGGCCGCGAGCCTGGTCCTGGCACTCGCTCTTTTCTCAGAAAGTCCGTCCATGCATGCCGCTCAGAAGAATCCGCTCGAACCCGGGGCCGCTGATAAAGATGCCCCGAAGGAATTCACCACCACCAAGAGCGGGCTGAAATATCGCGTGCTGCGGAAGTCCGATGGCCTCAAGCCGACTGCCCGGGACACCGTAAAGGTCCATTACAAGGGGTGGCTGGATGGCGGCAAAGTATTTGATCAGTCCTACGGTGCCGACGGCGATTCCATCGAATTTCCGCTGAGTGGCGTGATCAAGGGCTGGACTGAAGGGATGCAGCACGTTGGCGAGGGGGGGATGATCGAACTCGAAATCCCCTACGAACTTGGTTACGGCGAACGGGGTGCCCCTCCGACGATTCCCGGCAAATCAACGCTGCACTTCATCGTCGAATTGCTCGAAGTCACACCGGCGCCAAAACCAATCGAGCCAGGGGCTGTAGACAAAGACGCACCAGAAAAATTCACGACCACACCGAGCGGACTGAAATATCGAATCCGCCGTAAGTCGTCGGGAACCATGCCGACCGCTGAAGACACGGTCAAAGTTCACTATCGGGGCTGGTTCGATGATGGACAGACCTTCGACAGCTCATACGAAAGAGGAACTCCGATTGAATTCCCCTTGAACGGCGTCATCAAAGGCTGGACAGAGGGAATGCAACTCGTTGGCAAAGGGGGAATGATCGAACTCGAAATCCCCTACAACCTTGCCTATGGAGAACGTGGTCGACCGGGAATTCCTCCCAAATCAACCCTGCATTTCCTGGTCGAACTACTTGAGGTGAAGTAG
- a CDS encoding FKBP-type peptidyl-prolyl cis-trans isomerase: MKRLIALLIMISIAGCEPEAPPAEFPPIPQAPDTIRVEPGPTDPDAPTEFTTTESGLKYRILRKSDGQKPTASNSVRVHYRGSLDDGTIFDSSYGRTGKAIEFAVTGVIPGWTEGLQLIGEGGMIELEIPPELGYGNAGFGTSIPPNSTLHFIVELLNVKK, from the coding sequence ATGAAACGCCTCATTGCCCTGCTCATCATGATCTCTATCGCCGGTTGCGAACCCGAAGCCCCGCCTGCCGAGTTTCCGCCAATCCCGCAGGCCCCCGATACGATTCGAGTTGAGCCCGGCCCAACCGATCCCGATGCCCCCACGGAATTCACCACGACGGAAAGCGGACTCAAATACCGCATTCTGCGCAAGTCCGATGGACAAAAGCCGACCGCCAGTAATTCCGTACGCGTTCACTATCGAGGATCACTCGACGACGGAACGATCTTCGATTCGTCGTACGGACGGACGGGCAAGGCCATTGAATTTGCCGTGACTGGCGTGATCCCGGGCTGGACCGAGGGACTGCAGCTCATTGGTGAAGGGGGAATGATTGAACTCGAAATCCCGCCTGAGCTTGGGTATGGAAATGCCGGCTTCGGAACATCGATCCCACCCAATTCGACGCTGCACTTCATTGTCGAATTGCTGAACGTTAAAAAGTAG
- a CDS encoding sugar phosphate isomerase/epimerase family protein, with product MAPWPIGVFTSVDAGLGVHLDVAKELGIPTVQVHSPHAGTRNQAAADKFLSQCKESGITVTCVFGGFEGESYADIPTTTATVGLVPEGTRAARAAEMKEISDFTKLLGCEAVGMHIGFVPTDRNGANYKGLIEVTRDLLDHVAKNGQRLHLETGQETAEHLLEFIHDVQRSNLFINFDPANMILYGNGDPIDALKKVGHLVRSVHCKDAKWAAEGVRGKEWGTEVALGEGDVGMERYLKTLKEIGYTGPLTIEREIAHDRERQRRDIGTASTLLQKLRAEIL from the coding sequence ATGGCTCCTTGGCCAATTGGTGTATTTACCTCTGTGGACGCCGGACTTGGCGTTCATCTTGATGTCGCAAAAGAACTTGGGATTCCAACCGTGCAGGTCCATTCCCCACATGCGGGGACCCGGAATCAGGCGGCTGCAGACAAGTTTTTGTCTCAGTGCAAGGAATCCGGAATCACCGTCACCTGCGTGTTCGGCGGATTTGAGGGCGAAAGCTACGCCGACATTCCGACGACGACCGCGACAGTCGGTCTTGTTCCGGAAGGGACTCGCGCCGCTCGCGCAGCAGAAATGAAAGAAATTTCTGACTTCACCAAGCTGCTTGGCTGCGAAGCGGTGGGGATGCACATCGGTTTCGTCCCCACTGACCGCAATGGTGCCAACTACAAGGGGCTGATTGAAGTCACCCGCGACCTGCTGGATCACGTCGCGAAGAACGGTCAGCGACTGCACCTGGAAACGGGGCAGGAAACGGCCGAGCATCTGCTGGAGTTCATCCACGACGTCCAACGTTCCAATTTGTTCATCAACTTCGATCCCGCCAACATGATTCTGTACGGCAACGGGGATCCGATCGATGCCCTGAAGAAGGTTGGTCACCTGGTTCGCAGCGTGCACTGCAAAGATGCCAAGTGGGCAGCCGAAGGGGTGCGTGGCAAAGAATGGGGAACCGAAGTGGCTCTGGGTGAAGGAGATGTCGGTATGGAGCGATATCTCAAGACCCTCAAGGAAATCGGCTACACCGGACCGCTGACGATTGAGCGTGAAATCGCTCATGACCGTGAGCGTCAGCGACGGGACATCGGAACCGCATCGACGCTGCTGCAGAAACTGCGAGCCGAGATCCTGTGA